Below is a window of Gimesia chilikensis DNA.
CGTTTCGAATTTTTGAATCGCTTTGACGAAATCGTGTATTTCCACGCGTTGAATGCGGGTCACATTCGGGCAATTGCCGCTTGCGAACTGGGGCTGTTACAGAACCGCATTGGTTTGAAGCGGCACCGGATTTCCATTCAGCCGGATCGGTCAATTCTGGACTGGCTGGCATTGAAAGGGTATGACCCTTACTTTGGTGCCCGTTTTTTAAGACGGACGATTGAGCGTTATGTCACCCCCGTGATTGCGGATGTGATTAACTCTCAATCATTGGAAAAAGGGACTACACTCGAACTCTCATTCGAGGGACAGCAGGTCGTAGTCCGTTTTGCCAGGAAACAGTCTGATGATTCGAACCGGGAGCAGACTGCCACGTTTGCGGGAAAACCCGTGGCTGAAAAGTCTTTGCCTGGTCGCAAGAAGGAACGATCGACTACAGCGGTCTGAATCGAAGGACGCCGGTAGGCCATACTCAAGTGTGGCCTACCGGTTTATTCCTATCAGACGAATATTTCTTTACGATGGATTTTCGCATGCGGTGACAGTCCACTGCGCTGCGCGTGTTCGAGCAGCTCTGCTCCTTTACCTCGATAAGCGAAGCAGGCCTCGCCCGGACTGACATGCTGATTCCAGTGCTTCTCAAATACAGAGACGAGCTGTTTGTTGCGGGCCAGTTCGGAAGGAACCGCATGTACCATCGCCAGTTGTTCCTGACGTTTGCGAAAGTATCGTCCTAGCAAATCAGGCAGCAGACTGGAAATCCAGGTGTCCTCAATCTCGTGCACCACACGGGGGATTACATATCGTGCTCCCTGAAGTGGACCGAAAACCTGTTGTACGGCTTCGAGAAATCGATCGCAGTCGTCTTCGGGAGCCTGATCCAGAAACACACGAATGTAGTTTCCGGAACGTTCCCCGACCTGCATTCGGGAGTTACTGGAGATCAGGTGCGTTTCCTGCAACGCTGCCAGTACTGCCTGACTGACAGCTTTCGTTAGTGAATGGGACGACCAGGGCTGACGTATTCCGCTGAAAGGGGGAAAGCCTCCGCCTCCCGCTGCTCGGCCACCATTGTTCAATTCAATCGTTTTGAGCGGAAGTCCCTGATAGGGTTCTCCGATTCTCCACAGGGCACGTGAGTCGTCTCGTTTGGAAGCACGTGTTAACATGTCGCTATTTAGCAGCTGCACGGAACCTTCGAGACCTTCCGGCTTGATCTCGGTAAAAGCAGCGTGGACATGACCGACGCCTTTTTCGATCAGGCCGTCATCGGTAACGCCAAACAGGCGTTTGTGCTTTTTGATAAAGCGTTCGTAGTCGTCGAGTCCTTTGGTGAATTCCGGCGCAATACAGACAATGTCCCAGTTGTTCGCAACTTTAGTGGGTATGTCCGGATCCAGGCGAAAAGAGCGGCCCCGAAGCTGGTTGACCGTCATTGATGTAGTCACAGTTGTCAAATCGACCAAAACATTGATTTTATTCGCGTCCCAACCTTCCCCCAACAGCCCCCGGGTTCCCACCAGGCAGCAGGTGAGTCCCTGTTGAAAGAGGTCTGTAATCATCTCCACGTACACCCGGGGAGACCACTGTGAACCACTGCCATTGAGGACATGGAATCCATCGTAAGGCTGCAGGCTGAGCGTGACCTCAATCTTTCGATCAGCCAGCCATTGTTCAGCCGTCGTCTGCAGGAGCTCTCCGATATCATCATCAACCAGCACGCTGGAGCCGGTGAGCAGCACAGGATTTAATTTATCGGTTTCCGGGTCTCTGACCAGTTCTTTGAAAGCAGCGATGGCGCCCCCCGCTTCTTCATCGAGCAGATGCTCCACTTCAGCTGAGGTGGCTGAAGTCTTTTCAAAGTCAGCTATCACCACGGCGCGTATCGTGGCTCCCAGATTCTGCATCTCGGCTCGGAGGACAGGAATCAGTGCCTGAATTTTGCTCCGCGAATACGCAATCACGCGTCCTACCGGGGACGCACAGGGTTGTGAACCGGTTTCCGTGATTTGCAGTCCCAACAGTCGCAACTGATCGACGGTTTGTGTCGCCAGCTCTTGATCGTCTAGCGCGGGGGAACGCCGGAGTCGATGTCGGATGTAGCGATCCAGTACAGGCCCCCAGTAATTCAGTCGGGGGATCTCTTCGTCGATGTTGGTGATGTCCAGAGGCGGTACGTGTGACGGAAGTTCCAGTCCTCGTTGTTGCAGAAACAGTCGGGCCGCGTCCGCCAGTGAAGGATCGCGGCGTTCGAAGGTCGTCCAGTCATCCACTTTGCCGGAAGGCAGTTCCAGATTCTGCAGGAGAGACAATAGCCATTCTGGGAGTGGCTCGACCCGCTCCTGTGGCACGAGCGAAGTTTCATCGGATGCGTCGGCATCAGAGATCAGAGGAGTCACTTCTTTCTCGCTGCACAGGGTTTCCATGATCTGCTGCAACTGGTCATCGGTATTTGCGATATAAGTCAGTTCTTCCGTCGCAGGACGCACAAAGTAAGCCAGGTCCTGATATGGAGCCAGATAGCCGTCCTTGACCACCGCAGGAATCGGAACTTCGTAATCAATCGGTCCGAAAAAGTTGTGATAGCGATCAATGTCCTCCTGAAGTTTCCCTTTTTCGTCAGGAGGCGTGGCGGTCAGGCCGATGATGACGGGTTGTTCCAGAAAGTCGTGTGCATCCGCGAGGACGCGCCCCCAGTGCCCCATCAGGTGGTGACATTCGTCGAAGATAATCAGGCCAACTCCCCTGCCCTTGAGCTGATTGAGCGTTTCTTGAGAGGAAGCGTGCAGTAGATCGAGTGCATTCCCGCTCAGCACCAGTTGGTCACGCACTGTCTTACGATAGGTACGGAACCGCTTCTCGTAATATTCGGGATTGTGCTGTTTGAGATCCGCAATCCAGGTGAATGCTTCCAGAGGATCCTG
It encodes the following:
- a CDS encoding DEAD/DEAH box helicase, with product MAIDFPEVRFRGTLRPSQAEAISVIEQQLNSGKKRLHIVAPPGSGKTVLGLYLWAQHVRRPALVLSPNSAIQSQWAARTDLFHSPVDTRQLVTTDSEQNALLTSLTYQSVTLPRQGDSEVEEAALEYWIELLIAREQAQDPLEAFTWIADLKQHNPEYYEKRFRTYRKTVRDQLVLSGNALDLLHASSQETLNQLKGRGVGLIIFDECHHLMGHWGRVLADAHDFLEQPVIIGLTATPPDEKGKLQEDIDRYHNFFGPIDYEVPIPAVVKDGYLAPYQDLAYFVRPATEELTYIANTDDQLQQIMETLCSEKEVTPLISDADASDETSLVPQERVEPLPEWLLSLLQNLELPSGKVDDWTTFERRDPSLADAARLFLQQRGLELPSHVPPLDITNIDEEIPRLNYWGPVLDRYIRHRLRRSPALDDQELATQTVDQLRLLGLQITETGSQPCASPVGRVIAYSRSKIQALIPVLRAEMQNLGATIRAVVIADFEKTSATSAEVEHLLDEEAGGAIAAFKELVRDPETDKLNPVLLTGSSVLVDDDIGELLQTTAEQWLADRKIEVTLSLQPYDGFHVLNGSGSQWSPRVYVEMITDLFQQGLTCCLVGTRGLLGEGWDANKINVLVDLTTVTTSMTVNQLRGRSFRLDPDIPTKVANNWDIVCIAPEFTKGLDDYERFIKKHKRLFGVTDDGLIEKGVGHVHAAFTEIKPEGLEGSVQLLNSDMLTRASKRDDSRALWRIGEPYQGLPLKTIELNNGGRAAGGGGFPPFSGIRQPWSSHSLTKAVSQAVLAALQETHLISSNSRMQVGERSGNYIRVFLDQAPEDDCDRFLEAVQQVFGPLQGARYVIPRVVHEIEDTWISSLLPDLLGRYFRKRQEQLAMVHAVPSELARNKQLVSVFEKHWNQHVSPGEACFAYRGKGAELLEHAQRSGLSPHAKIHRKEIFV